One stretch of Erpetoichthys calabaricus chromosome 14, fErpCal1.3, whole genome shotgun sequence DNA includes these proteins:
- the LOC114665329 gene encoding synapse-associated protein 1-like isoform X1 gives MFKSLSPGRWFTASHEKEERDSDTEKIIDPSEERLAEQASGFGNYLLSAATQASKKLSTSVLEKAESLRVSVDRLAVDGILDKTILGDFKKEQDKFVKEKYQKQTTADVAVPPWIGLNEDESIKQEILALSLDRRNFLCNPPAGDQFEFDFKQFAPVAMLMLQEDALLNQMRFRLVPSLVKEEVFWRNYFYRVSLIKQAAELSSLVNDQKGAEIRDSQQSRGEKVPHAALPSNPDNIPEWERELQRELEEFEVVGNEDGGEKLGNDSWEQEIEELLKV, from the exons ATGTTTAAATCGCTGTCCCCGGGTAGGTGGTTCACTGCCTCCCATGAAAAGGAAGAAAGGGACTCGGACACAGAGAAAATTATTGATCCAAGCGAGGAGAGGCTGGCAGAGCAGGCGTCGGGGTTTGGAA ATTACTTGCTCAGTGCTGCTACACAGGCATCCAAGAAGTTATCTACATCTGTGCTGGAGAAGGCAGAATCCCTCCGTGTATCAGTGGACAGACTTGCCGTCGATGGCATCTTAGATAAG ACCATACTAGGTGATTTTAAGAAAGAGCAGGACAAGTTTGTAAAAGAGAAGTACCAGAAGCAGACAACAGCTG ATGTAGCTGTTCCACCTTGGATTGGTTTGAATGAAGATGAATCCATCAAACAAGAAATTCTGGCACTCTCATTG GATCGCAGAAATTTTCTCTGCAACCCTCCTGCAGGAGATCAATTTGAGTTTGACTTCAAGCAGTTTGCTCCAGTGGCCATGTTAATGTTGCAAGAAGATGCGCTACTAAACCAAATGCGTTTTAGATTAGTGCCCAGCCT ggTAAAGGAGGAGGTGTTCTGGAGAAACTATTTCTATAGGGTGTCTCTAATCAAGCAAGCCGCAGAACTTTCTTCGCTGGTTAATGACCAGAAAGGAGCAGAGATTAGAGATAGTCAACAGAGCAGAGGAGAAAAAGTACCTCATGCAGCATTGCCTTCCAACCCAG ATAATATTCCCGAATGGGAGAGGGAGCTGCAGAGAGAGCTGGAGGAGTTTGAGGTTGTGGGCAATGAAGATGGTGGTGAAAAACTGGGCAATGACAGCTGGGAGCAGGAGATTGAAGAACTCTTAAAAGTATGA
- the LOC114665329 gene encoding synapse-associated protein 1-like isoform X2, producing MFKSLSPGRWFTASHEKEERDSDTEKIIDPSEERLAEQASGFGNYLLSAATQASKKLSTSVLEKAESLRVSVDRLAVDGILDKTILGDFKKEQDKFVKEKYQKQTTAAVPPWIGLNEDESIKQEILALSLDRRNFLCNPPAGDQFEFDFKQFAPVAMLMLQEDALLNQMRFRLVPSLVKEEVFWRNYFYRVSLIKQAAELSSLVNDQKGAEIRDSQQSRGEKVPHAALPSNPDNIPEWERELQRELEEFEVVGNEDGGEKLGNDSWEQEIEELLKV from the exons ATGTTTAAATCGCTGTCCCCGGGTAGGTGGTTCACTGCCTCCCATGAAAAGGAAGAAAGGGACTCGGACACAGAGAAAATTATTGATCCAAGCGAGGAGAGGCTGGCAGAGCAGGCGTCGGGGTTTGGAA ATTACTTGCTCAGTGCTGCTACACAGGCATCCAAGAAGTTATCTACATCTGTGCTGGAGAAGGCAGAATCCCTCCGTGTATCAGTGGACAGACTTGCCGTCGATGGCATCTTAGATAAG ACCATACTAGGTGATTTTAAGAAAGAGCAGGACAAGTTTGTAAAAGAGAAGTACCAGAAGCAGACAACAGCTG CTGTTCCACCTTGGATTGGTTTGAATGAAGATGAATCCATCAAACAAGAAATTCTGGCACTCTCATTG GATCGCAGAAATTTTCTCTGCAACCCTCCTGCAGGAGATCAATTTGAGTTTGACTTCAAGCAGTTTGCTCCAGTGGCCATGTTAATGTTGCAAGAAGATGCGCTACTAAACCAAATGCGTTTTAGATTAGTGCCCAGCCT ggTAAAGGAGGAGGTGTTCTGGAGAAACTATTTCTATAGGGTGTCTCTAATCAAGCAAGCCGCAGAACTTTCTTCGCTGGTTAATGACCAGAAAGGAGCAGAGATTAGAGATAGTCAACAGAGCAGAGGAGAAAAAGTACCTCATGCAGCATTGCCTTCCAACCCAG ATAATATTCCCGAATGGGAGAGGGAGCTGCAGAGAGAGCTGGAGGAGTTTGAGGTTGTGGGCAATGAAGATGGTGGTGAAAAACTGGGCAATGACAGCTGGGAGCAGGAGATTGAAGAACTCTTAAAAGTATGA